The DNA region ACAAGTGTGGAGGTTGGTTCATGATTGGCATTCTCTGTTTTATAAGGTGTTTAAAGCAAATTTTCCACATGGGTCCATTTTTGAAGCTACTGCATCCTTGGGGTCTTATGCTTGGCAAAGCATTCTGAAATCTAGGCATCTAATTGCAACGGGTGTCAGGTGGAGAATAGGAGATGGTCAGCTCATTAGACTCTTCATTGATAAGTGGTTGCCTAATGGGGTTGGAGTTATATCTTTCTCCTCGGGTGAGCTTCATCTGGAGGCCACAGTTTCTGAGCTTATCAATCAGACTTCGGGGTGGTGGAATATTCAATTGATTGACCGTTGCTTCCATCCACCTGATGCAGCCTGGATTAAAGCACTCCCACTCTGCTTGACTCCTCAGTCTGACGTGTTGATTTGGCCACTTGAAAAATCTGGAAAGTACTCAATCAAAACTGGGTACAGATTGTTGTGTGATTCCCGGAATTCTGCTGAAAATTTTCCCCAAGCTAGCCCGGGATTCTGCTGGCTTTGCGTGTGATTATCTTTGTGATTTTAAGTCCCTGAATCGTAGTTCCACCACTATCTGAACTGCTGCTCCCAAGAGCTGGTGTTCGCCTGCATGGATGACTGGAAAATTAACTTCGATGGGGCAATGTTTGGTGAATCTGAAGAAGCTGGTGTCGGGGTGATTGTGCATAATTCCAAAGGTGAGGTTAAGGCTGCTCTGGTAGAGAAGATTAGAAAGCCACCATCAGTGGGAGCGCTAGAGTTGCTGGCTGCCAGACGTGCTGCACTTTTTCCCCAAGATCTTGGTCTTGACATAGTGATTTTTGAAGGGGATTCAGAGCAGATAATGAAGGCCCTTCAATGGGGTGGCTGGGATTTTGCCTCGGGTGGTCATCTTATCCGAGATATCTTATGTATTGTAAACTCCTTTGTGAGTACCTCTTTCTCTCATGTCTGTAGGCAGGGTAACGCATTAGCACATGCCCTAGCCTAGAGAGCTAGACTTTGCTTTCCTATTTCAGTTTGGTTGGATTCCTATCCAATGGATATTTCATCTTTTGTATTAGTTGATTTTCAgcctttgtttttataaaagttattagtttctttctcaaaaaaaaaaaaaaaaaaattgctttacTAGTGACTGAGGCAATGttattcttaaattttcaatctatttaTGTCAGTTTGTTGGAGAACTTCTATTATTATGTTATCTATTTGACCAAATCCAACCCCaattataaaatcaaaaaaattttaaaaagaaaatccatttGATCAATGAAGCAGCTATTTTTGAGTTTATTCAATGCTTTGAGTATAAATTCTCTATcctactttttgtattttactttaTACTTCACCAATTATAGTATATTATGTGTCTAACAATtgcttttcctttttaagtttttgttattttagaaggaaagtgaaaaaaaaaagtataataaattataatttgtgaagtataaagtaaaatataaaaaaatggaacAAAAAAGTTGTATTCCTCAACTCCAAGAATTGTGCTTATGTCATATGGATCTAGAATCCTTGTTTCCGCTACACATTATTGTTTATACTAGTGCTTAAACCTAAATCGTgtgctatgtttttttttcttaattatcaATATATTAACTTAGTACTATTTCTTTTACATATATTAACAAGTGATTATGACTAGTATAATTATTGgtaataagaaaaatgttaaagttaCTTATAAATTGACACGAGAATAAATATGATTGGTGTTACtttaacaacataataaataattgtcaaaattattttttgtttgttaacatatcaatttttaagtttatgtaATTTGTAacatctctcaaaaaaaaaatcactcataTCATAGAGCCTGAAAATAACACATCCAACCGGACAACTAATCTCCAGTGGCCCTAGTGGGtgcttaaaaaagaaaattttgatataacttttttctttctttgactatcttgaaaatattgtagcagatcttttaaataaatcaagtaaaaaatcaaataattgaaAAGGAAAGCATTTTTCGCGCTCTACCTGTTCCCGCTCTCCTCCATTATTGATCGAATTTTCTCCTTCTGATGTCTGTGGAGGGTAAGCATATGAAATAAGTGCACTTCAAAGTGCCTAACAAACATATAATAATACTTTTACCGaaaacacaaacatatataataagatACACAAAGGCCCACGACGATTGATATGTTAAAAAAGGAATGCCTTAAAGTTATTAATAAAAGTTCATCTCCATGatgtttaaataaattactATGATTATCTAGTAGTTAAAGTAGCTACCGTTGAAGATTATACCTTGTGAATCCAATCAGCAAATAGCACAAAGCTGTCCCAATTATTATATTGAAATCAAaacctattttattttattttatttgtttttgcatgttagtgttttattttatatattcaagaacataTATAGCATGGGTGTCCACAACAGAATCGAGTATCCGAATCATGCTTTTAAAAGGCAAAATCAAGGGAGAAGAGAAAAGGCTACAAGAAAAGTGTAGTTGAATCATCACTTTATTTCGTTTCTTTTTACCTTCCTCTTTCCTCACCTCGTGAGTTAGAAGTTGTCAAAGAGCTTTACGGGTTGTATGAATATTCCATGCTAGGGTGTGCCGATTATTTTGATGAGTTGGTAGCCACATGCAATTTTATTGTTTActattttgagttttggttcTCGTTTGAAGCTAACGAAAATATGTGTCATCAACAACAATATTTGATGCATTGAAGCTCTCTGGTTgcagagaaaaaaagaagatccAACTATGGTAGAATATCTCTGTCAGCGTCACCAATCGGCTAGTGATGCACTTCATCCCAATCTTTTTAGACATAATAATGCGCAGCATGTTGGAATTTTAGTGGAATGTGTTGATAACGATAGACAAATGAAAGCGACTAGTGTTGAGATTTTACATTTATTGGTTACCAAATTAAACCTCAAATTTTAGGCCTTAAGTCAATTTTAGGCTTAGTGGAGAAACTAGTCACTAACTCATGCGATGCATGAGAATAGCTACTGGATGTGTCAAGGTGGTGTAACACATAGGAGTTAAAAGCAATGgtattttcttttggaattGAAAATCTGGCAAACAGGAGACCTATCAAGCAGATTCATTCTAATTTCTACCCCACAACAACTACATAATAATGTCACTATGACATAAAAGAGACATTATAATGAGAAGTTCAAACGAATATACctaataaatatgcaaaattaagaaatataaatgccgtatgtataatttaaatcaaagaaataaaagtataaagatagctttaaataaaaaacaaactatggaaaactaataaaaaaaaaacttgagttgttgttatgaatttttttggCATTGCCAAAGGCTTTACGAACTAGGTTGGACTGTGATACTAAAGGTCAAGGTGGACAAAAACTTTGGTTTTAACTTAATTCTTTCGATAATATGTCAAGCATATGCTCAACAGGGAAATTTGAAATCCAATTGTGTGTCCTTCTACTCCAAATTGCCCACCTAAGTGTGCAAGATATCTCATGAGCATTTTTGTTGTCTTATTTACCAGCATCACCATCTCCAACCAAAATTGAATTGACATTTCTCAGTCACATCCAGGAAGTGGTTTGAGCATCTTTGTTATCCTATTTACCATCATCACCATCTCCACTAACCAAAATTGAATTGCTATTTCGTTCATTAATCATTGCCCTATTTTCTTAAACAACACCTCAAATAAGAAATTACCccataagtaaaaaaaaagcagTCACATCCAGGAAGTGGTCTGAATTGTATACAATTGAAATGTCATTAACTTGACTTAGATATTTAGGAAAGATAAGTGCCATTAGTAGGAGTATGAGTTCTAAAAGTGGCTACACGTaattagatatatattttttattctctttactgcaattaaattataaaa from Castanea sativa cultivar Marrone di Chiusa Pesio chromosome 6, ASM4071231v1 includes:
- the LOC142639880 gene encoding putative mitochondrial protein AtMg00310, which produces MSCFRLLVGLCQDIEMLARRFWWGQKGERRKIHWKKWVVLCKPKEEGGMGFKDLCKFNEAFLTNKCGATASLGSYAWQSILKSRHLIATGVRWRIGDGQLIRLFIDKWLPNGVGVISFSSGELHLEATVSELINQTSGWWNIQLIDRCFHPPDAAWIKALPLCLTPQSDVLIWPLEKSGKYSIKTGYRLLCDSRNSAENFPQASPGFCWLCV